One genomic segment of Entelurus aequoreus isolate RoL-2023_Sb linkage group LG25, RoL_Eaeq_v1.1, whole genome shotgun sequence includes these proteins:
- the elof1 gene encoding transcription elongation factor 1 homolog, which produces MPHRYVFRLFLAPSTSTIQKYIAGIRTDVVEDETPLGSCQTRQMGRRKSKRKPPPKKKMTGNLDTQFTCPFCNHEKSCDVKMERTRNTGIISCSVCLEEFQTPITYLSEPVDVYSDWIDACEAANQ; this is translated from the exons ATGCCTCATAGATATGTGTTTCGCCTTTTTCTAGCTCCTTCCACGTCGACAATTCAGAAATACATAGCAGGTATACGGACCGACGTTGTTGAAGACGAAACCCCGCTTGGAAG CTGCCAGACAAGACAAATGGGGCGCCGAAAGTCCAAGAGAAAGCCTCCCCCGAAGAAAAAAATGACGGGCAACTTGGACACCCAGTTCACGTGCCCGTTTTGTAACCACGAGAAATCATGTGATGTGAAAAT GGAGAGAACTCGAAACACAGGAATTATATCATGCAGCGTTTGCTTGGAGGAGTTCCAGACTCCTATAACAT ATTTGTCGGAGCCAGTGGATGTTTACAGTGACTGGATAGATGCATGTGAAGCAGCCAATCAGTGA